A region from the Microbacterium lacus genome encodes:
- a CDS encoding type II secretion system F family protein gives MAVTQEFMYRAIDPQGGAILKGTIEAGTEAAVTSKLKAQGLTPLEVTLKSNTGLNRDIKLPGLTRAPSAKSLAVFARQMSGLINAGLPLMRTLTILIEQTEDKKLQPALVAVQADVESGSSFSAALARHPEVFPPLLLSIVRVGETGGFLGPALASIAENYKREAELQNKIRAATTYPTIVLIIAMLGVLAMVTFVVPVFEKMFEGIGGSLPIPTQILVNISNNMWWILPSLAIVVIVIAVWWSRNKHTDQVRRVVDPLKLKLPVFGKLATKIAVARFARNLSMMLNAGVPIIQALSIVAQASNNWKIEQAVRDVQESIRQGKSFAGPLAKAEVFPAMVPQMVSVGEESGTLVEMLASIADFYEDEVETATGQLSSAIEPLLIVVLGVVIGGMVISLYLPIFTLYADLAKQS, from the coding sequence ATGGCCGTCACCCAGGAGTTCATGTACCGGGCGATCGATCCGCAGGGCGGGGCGATCCTCAAGGGGACGATCGAGGCCGGCACCGAGGCGGCCGTCACGAGCAAGCTCAAGGCGCAGGGGCTCACCCCGCTCGAGGTCACACTCAAGTCCAACACCGGTCTCAACCGCGACATCAAGCTGCCCGGACTCACGCGTGCGCCGTCGGCGAAGTCCCTCGCCGTCTTCGCCCGCCAGATGAGCGGTCTCATCAACGCCGGCCTGCCCCTCATGCGCACGCTCACGATCCTGATCGAGCAGACCGAGGACAAGAAGCTGCAGCCGGCGCTCGTGGCAGTCCAAGCCGATGTCGAGAGCGGCTCGTCGTTCTCGGCGGCGCTCGCTCGGCATCCGGAGGTCTTCCCCCCGCTCTTGCTGAGCATCGTCCGGGTCGGCGAGACGGGCGGCTTCCTCGGCCCCGCGCTCGCTTCGATCGCCGAGAACTACAAGCGCGAAGCAGAGCTGCAGAACAAGATCCGGGCGGCGACGACCTACCCGACGATCGTCCTCATCATCGCGATGCTCGGCGTGCTGGCGATGGTGACGTTCGTCGTCCCCGTCTTCGAGAAGATGTTCGAGGGCATCGGGGGGTCCCTGCCGATCCCCACGCAGATCCTCGTGAACATCTCGAACAACATGTGGTGGATCCTGCCGTCGCTCGCGATCGTCGTGATCGTCATCGCGGTGTGGTGGTCGCGCAACAAGCACACCGACCAGGTGCGGCGCGTCGTGGACCCGCTCAAGCTCAAGCTGCCGGTGTTCGGCAAGCTCGCGACGAAGATCGCGGTGGCGCGGTTCGCCCGCAACCTGTCGATGATGCTCAACGCGGGAGTGCCGATCATCCAGGCGCTCTCGATCGTGGCGCAGGCCTCGAACAACTGGAAGATCGAGCAGGCCGTCCGCGACGTGCAGGAGTCGATCCGACAGGGCAAGTCGTTCGCCGGACCACTCGCCAAGGCCGAGGTCTTCCCGGCGATGGTGCCGCAGATGGTCTCGGTCGGCGAGGAGTCCGGAACGCTCGTGGAGATGCTCGCGAGCATCGCCGACTTCTACGAGGACGAGGTCGAGACCGCGACGGGCCAGCTCTCGTCCGCGATCGAACCGCTGCTCATCGTCGTGCTCGGCGTCGTGATCGGCGGCATGGTGATCTCGCTGTACCTGCCGATCTTCACGTTGTACGCCGACCTGGCGAAGCAGTCCTGA
- a CDS encoding GspE/PulE family protein, which produces MRGLAQTLVLTGAVRAAEMSTALGQFGDTPELGRYLVAQGQVTESQLAEAVALHTGHRFVDLSNMALDPSVIALVPSALCRKYQLLPIDRRNERLTVGILDPNDIVALDDVASVTDLFVEPVVVAQDALAQMFERFLRSDEELSELSSAIEETSQTTETAFTETLDEQDADAPVIRFVNLLIAQAINDRASDIHVEPGERQLTVRLRIDGVLHEMQKADRAIQDGIISRLKIMSSIDIAEKRKPQDGRLTVTHEGRAIDLRVATLPTVWGEKIVMRILDNTGQVMTMRDLLFSPTNDERFRAAISQPHGMILATGPTGSGKSTSLYTALRAVANPTINVITVEDPVEYRIAGINQVQVNNKAGLTFSTALRSILRSDPDVVLVGEIRDFETANISIEAALTGHLVLSTLHTNDAPSALTRLTEIGCEPFLVATALSAVIAQRLARRLCVKCKVPVTETSEVLSALRFPHDPLDLPQLFRAGGCPACSNTGYRGRVALHEVMSLSEELESLVVTRATGGEIRQVALEQGMISLRDDGWSKVAQGLTTIEEVLRVTV; this is translated from the coding sequence ATGCGAGGACTCGCACAGACGCTGGTGCTCACCGGAGCGGTGCGCGCCGCCGAGATGTCGACCGCGCTCGGACAGTTCGGCGACACCCCGGAACTCGGCCGCTACCTGGTCGCCCAGGGCCAGGTCACCGAGTCGCAGCTCGCGGAGGCCGTGGCGCTGCACACCGGCCACCGCTTCGTCGACCTGTCGAACATGGCACTGGACCCGAGCGTGATCGCGCTCGTGCCGAGCGCCCTGTGCCGCAAGTACCAGCTGCTGCCGATCGATCGCCGCAACGAGCGCCTCACGGTCGGCATCCTCGACCCGAACGACATCGTCGCGCTCGACGACGTCGCGAGCGTGACCGACCTGTTCGTCGAACCGGTCGTGGTCGCCCAGGACGCGCTCGCGCAGATGTTCGAGCGGTTCCTGCGCTCCGACGAGGAGCTCAGCGAGCTTTCCAGCGCGATCGAGGAGACGTCGCAGACCACCGAGACGGCGTTCACGGAGACGCTCGACGAGCAGGATGCCGATGCGCCGGTCATCCGCTTCGTCAATCTGCTGATCGCCCAGGCGATCAACGACCGTGCCAGCGATATCCACGTCGAACCCGGCGAGCGCCAGCTCACCGTGCGCCTGCGGATCGACGGCGTGCTGCACGAGATGCAGAAAGCCGACCGGGCGATCCAGGACGGCATCATCTCGCGTCTGAAGATCATGTCCTCGATCGACATCGCCGAGAAGCGCAAGCCGCAGGACGGCCGCCTGACCGTGACCCACGAGGGGCGTGCGATCGACCTCCGCGTGGCGACGCTGCCGACCGTGTGGGGCGAGAAGATCGTCATGCGCATCCTCGACAACACGGGTCAGGTCATGACGATGCGCGACCTGCTCTTCTCCCCCACGAACGACGAGCGCTTCCGCGCGGCGATCAGCCAGCCGCACGGCATGATCCTCGCGACCGGCCCGACCGGGTCGGGCAAGTCGACGAGCCTGTACACCGCCCTGCGCGCCGTGGCGAACCCGACGATCAACGTGATCACCGTCGAGGACCCGGTGGAGTACCGCATCGCCGGCATCAATCAGGTGCAGGTCAACAACAAGGCCGGGCTGACGTTCTCCACCGCGCTGCGGTCCATCCTGCGCTCGGACCCCGATGTCGTCCTGGTCGGCGAGATCCGGGACTTCGAGACCGCGAACATCTCGATCGAGGCGGCGCTGACCGGTCACCTGGTCCTGTCCACCCTGCACACGAACGACGCACCGAGCGCCCTCACCCGTCTCACCGAGATCGGCTGCGAGCCGTTCCTGGTGGCGACCGCGCTCAGCGCCGTGATCGCGCAGCGCCTCGCTCGGCGCCTGTGCGTGAAGTGCAAAGTCCCGGTGACCGAGACGAGCGAAGTCCTTTCCGCGCTGCGCTTCCCGCACGACCCGCTCGACCTGCCCCAGTTGTTCCGCGCGGGCGGCTGCCCCGCGTGCTCGAACACCGGCTACCGCGGCCGTGTGGCGCTGCACGAGGTCATGTCGCTGAGCGAAGAGCTCGAGTCGCTCGTCGTGACCCGTGCGACCGGCGGCGAGATCCGGCAGGTGGCGCTCGAACAGGGCATGATCTCGCTGCGCGACGACGGGTGGTCGAAGGTCGCGCAGGGGCTCACCACGATCGAGGAAGTCCTCCGCGTCACGGTGTGA
- a CDS encoding YihY/virulence factor BrkB family protein: MPELIARITAWALTLKPVRAFLLYGEHRGPMLADSVTYRALFSVFAGVLLGFSVAGLFLAGNPAALQSLVDSVDAAIPGLVGEEGLIDPSSIAVSGGLTVATVLSIVGLIGAAIGAIGALRAAFHALSGQLTDDLFWVLALLRNLLIAVGIGAAFAASAVVTFFANAGIGLLSGLIGVSDTDPLTLIGTRVVSVVVVFLLDAAAIAVLFRTLSGVKASWRSLLPGALLGAVGLTALQQLSSLFVAGASSNPLLASFASLIALLLWFNLSAQVILIAGAYIITGVEEEQDRVRARFGASTFAQRRVRRAEESVRVATAELAAARRVEEKERTGV, translated from the coding sequence ATGCCTGAACTCATCGCACGGATCACCGCGTGGGCGCTCACCCTCAAGCCCGTCCGCGCCTTCCTCCTGTACGGCGAGCACCGCGGACCGATGCTCGCGGACAGCGTCACATATCGCGCGCTGTTCAGCGTGTTCGCCGGCGTCCTCCTCGGGTTCTCCGTCGCGGGGCTCTTCCTCGCGGGCAACCCGGCGGCCCTGCAGTCGCTCGTCGACTCGGTGGATGCCGCCATCCCCGGGCTCGTCGGAGAAGAGGGTCTCATCGATCCGAGCTCGATCGCCGTCTCCGGCGGGCTCACCGTCGCGACCGTGCTGTCGATCGTGGGTCTGATCGGCGCCGCGATCGGCGCGATCGGCGCACTGCGCGCCGCGTTCCACGCCCTCTCGGGACAGCTGACCGACGATCTCTTCTGGGTCCTCGCGCTCCTGCGCAACCTCCTGATCGCGGTCGGGATCGGCGCCGCATTCGCGGCATCCGCCGTCGTCACCTTCTTCGCCAACGCCGGCATCGGCTTGCTCAGCGGGCTGATCGGGGTATCCGACACCGACCCGCTCACGCTCATCGGCACGCGCGTGGTCTCCGTCGTCGTCGTCTTCCTCCTGGACGCTGCCGCGATCGCGGTCCTGTTCCGGACGCTGTCCGGAGTGAAGGCCTCGTGGCGCTCACTGCTGCCGGGTGCGCTGCTCGGCGCCGTCGGACTGACCGCGCTCCAGCAGCTGTCCAGCCTCTTCGTCGCCGGCGCGTCCTCGAACCCGCTCCTCGCCTCGTTCGCATCGCTCATCGCGCTGCTGCTGTGGTTCAACCTTTCGGCGCAGGTGATCCTGATCGCGGGCGCCTACATCATCACCGGGGTCGAGGAGGAGCAGGATCGCGTGCGCGCCCGCTTCGGCGCATCGACGTTCGCGCAGCGGCGGGTGCGACGCGCCGAGGAGTCGGTGAGGGTCGCCACCGCCGAGCTCGCCGCGGCTCGTCGGGTGGAGGAGAAGGAGCGCACGGGAGTCTGA